The Peribacillus sp. FSL P2-0133 genome has a segment encoding these proteins:
- the scpA gene encoding methylmalonyl-CoA mutase — protein MTKPDFTQIAYTDEIEGEFSKWSKHAEKLSGMSFDNLAVPTYEKIDVKSLYTNMDTIGMNHLDYVAGIAPFFRGPYPAMYKSQPWTVRQYAGFSTAEESNAFYRRNLAAGQKGLSIAFDLATHRGYDSDHPRVVGDVGKAGVAVDSILDMKVLFDGIPLDQMSVSMTMNGAVLPIMAFYIVAAEEQGVPQEKLSGTIQNDILKEYMVRNTYIYPPEPSMKIIADIFEYTSQHMPKFNSISISGYHMQEAGATADIELGYTLADGLEYVKTGLKAGINIDRFAPRLSFFWAIGMNYYMEVAKMRAARLIWAKLMKRFNPKNEKSLALRTHSQTSGWSLTEQDPFNNVTRTCIEAMAAALGHTQSLHTNALDEAIALPTDFSARIARNTQLYLQDETGITNVLDPWGGSYYVESLTAELLEKAWEHIEEIEALGGMAKAIETGLPKMRIEEAAARRQAHIDSGKESIIGVNKYRLEKEDPLEILDIDNTAVREAQIRRLEQLRAERDKAKVEAALQAITKAAETGEGNLLELAVNAARARASLGEISNAYEQVVGRHKAVIRSISGVYSAEFGEEEQVKIVREMSDQFEENEGRRPRIMIAKMGQDGHDRGAKVISTAFADLGFDVDIGPLFQTPEEAALQAVENDVHVLGMSSLAAGHKTLLPQVVEELKRLGREDIAVVIGGVIPAQDYSYLIEKGAAAIFGPGTVIPIAAQQVIKELNRRLGLVT, from the coding sequence ATGACAAAACCAGATTTTACCCAAATAGCATATACAGATGAAATAGAAGGAGAATTTAGCAAGTGGAGTAAACATGCTGAGAAACTTTCTGGAATGTCTTTTGATAATTTAGCCGTTCCGACTTATGAAAAAATTGATGTAAAGTCTCTTTACACAAATATGGACACAATAGGAATGAATCATTTAGATTATGTGGCGGGAATCGCACCATTCTTTCGAGGTCCCTACCCAGCTATGTATAAATCACAACCTTGGACGGTTCGTCAATATGCTGGCTTTTCTACGGCGGAAGAAAGTAATGCGTTTTACCGCAGAAACTTAGCTGCAGGACAAAAAGGGCTTTCGATCGCCTTTGATTTAGCTACACATCGTGGGTATGATTCAGATCATCCTAGAGTCGTAGGCGATGTGGGAAAAGCCGGCGTTGCCGTTGATTCCATTCTAGACATGAAGGTCTTATTTGATGGAATCCCATTAGACCAAATGTCTGTTTCAATGACGATGAACGGAGCTGTCCTGCCAATCATGGCTTTTTACATCGTGGCAGCTGAAGAACAAGGAGTTCCCCAAGAGAAGCTTTCTGGAACCATTCAAAATGATATTTTAAAAGAATATATGGTTCGTAATACGTACATTTATCCTCCAGAACCGTCAATGAAAATTATAGCAGATATCTTTGAATACACGTCCCAGCATATGCCGAAATTTAATTCCATTAGCATCTCCGGTTATCATATGCAAGAAGCGGGGGCTACGGCCGATATAGAGTTGGGCTATACCCTTGCAGATGGATTAGAGTATGTCAAAACGGGTTTAAAAGCAGGGATTAATATTGATCGATTTGCTCCACGTCTTTCCTTCTTCTGGGCAATCGGAATGAATTACTATATGGAAGTGGCTAAAATGCGAGCTGCACGATTAATTTGGGCAAAATTAATGAAACGTTTTAATCCTAAAAATGAAAAGTCGCTAGCCCTTCGAACCCATTCACAAACTTCTGGATGGAGTCTGACAGAGCAAGATCCATTTAATAATGTGACACGCACCTGTATTGAAGCGATGGCTGCTGCTCTTGGTCATACACAATCCCTGCATACGAACGCACTGGATGAGGCGATTGCCTTACCGACCGATTTTTCTGCCCGAATAGCTCGAAATACCCAATTATACCTTCAGGATGAAACGGGGATAACCAACGTCTTAGACCCATGGGGCGGCTCCTATTACGTGGAGTCACTTACGGCTGAATTACTTGAAAAAGCCTGGGAACATATTGAAGAAATCGAAGCACTTGGCGGAATGGCCAAAGCCATTGAAACAGGCCTGCCAAAGATGAGAATTGAAGAAGCGGCTGCTAGAAGACAAGCGCATATTGATTCTGGTAAAGAATCGATCATTGGAGTGAATAAATACCGTTTAGAAAAAGAGGATCCGCTTGAGATATTAGATATTGATAATACTGCTGTCCGTGAAGCGCAAATTCGCCGCTTAGAGCAGCTCCGGGCAGAAAGAGATAAAGCAAAGGTAGAAGCAGCACTTCAAGCGATTACAAAAGCGGCTGAAACTGGAGAAGGAAACCTCTTAGAGCTAGCGGTAAATGCAGCTCGCGCTAGAGCGAGCCTAGGAGAAATTTCGAATGCATACGAACAAGTAGTAGGGAGACATAAAGCAGTTATTCGTTCGATTAGCGGAGTGTACAGTGCAGAGTTTGGGGAAGAGGAACAAGTGAAAATTGTCCGTGAAATGTCCGATCAATTTGAAGAGAATGAAGGCCGACGCCCTCGAATTATGATTGCAAAGATGGGACAAGACGGACATGACCGTGGAGCTAAAGTGATTTCGACTGCATTTGCAGACCTTGGTTTTGATGTTGATATTGGTCCCTTATTCCAAACCCCAGAGGAAGCAGCCTTACAGGCCGTGGAAAATGATGTACATGTTCTAGGGATGAGCTCTCTTGCTGCTGGTCATAAAACATTACTTCCTCAAGTCGTGGAAGAGCTGAAGCGTTTAGGCCGTGAAGATATTGCTGTCGTGATTGGCGGTGTTATTCCTGCTCAAGATTACAGTTACTTAATAGAAAAAGGAGCAGCTGCCATATTTGGACCAGGAACGGTTATCCCGATTGCCGCACAACAGGTGATAAAAGAATTAAATCGTCGTCTCGGATTGGTTACTTAA
- a CDS encoding acetyl-CoA C-acetyltransferase: MSNVYILGGARTPFGSFGGVLKDVSAIDLGVIASKGAIEKSNISVEEVEHVFAGNVIHTSKNASYLSRHIALKAGIPIESPALTLNRLCGSGLQAVVSAAQSIILKDAEVALALGTENMSQSPHVLRDVRFGTGLQSPQMDDMLWATLSDEYIGCGMGATAETLAEKYELTRDDQDSLAVQSHQKSANAQLTGRFQQEISPVTIFTKKGKEITILEDEHIRHNTSMEGLAKLKPTFKKDGTVTAGNASGINDGAAALILGSESFLQTNHNVKPLARIISWGIAGVDPNIMGIGPVPASQLALRKVGLNIEDIDLFEINEAFSAQYLAVERELGLKREKVNVNGGAIALGHPVGASGARIIYSLALELKNRGKKYGLASLCIGGGQGISVIIEAL, encoded by the coding sequence ATGAGTAATGTTTACATTTTAGGTGGAGCTAGGACGCCATTCGGAAGTTTTGGAGGGGTATTAAAGGATGTTTCTGCCATCGATCTTGGAGTGATCGCAAGTAAAGGAGCCATTGAAAAAAGTAATATTTCAGTTGAAGAGGTTGAGCATGTTTTTGCAGGGAATGTGATACATACTTCGAAAAATGCCTCCTACCTATCCAGGCATATTGCTTTGAAAGCTGGGATTCCAATCGAGAGCCCCGCTTTAACTCTCAATCGTTTATGCGGTTCTGGATTGCAAGCGGTCGTATCGGCAGCTCAGTCGATCATTTTAAAGGATGCTGAAGTCGCTCTAGCCTTGGGAACCGAAAATATGAGCCAATCTCCTCACGTATTACGAGATGTCCGCTTTGGTACGGGTTTACAGTCTCCACAAATGGACGACATGCTTTGGGCGACTTTGAGCGATGAATATATAGGGTGCGGGATGGGAGCAACAGCGGAAACTCTTGCTGAAAAATATGAACTAACCCGAGACGATCAAGATAGTTTGGCTGTCCAATCACACCAAAAATCAGCAAATGCCCAACTGACGGGGAGATTTCAACAAGAGATTTCCCCTGTCACGATATTCACCAAAAAAGGAAAGGAAATAACCATTTTGGAAGATGAACATATTCGCCATAATACTTCAATGGAAGGATTAGCGAAACTGAAACCAACCTTTAAAAAGGATGGGACCGTAACGGCAGGTAATGCCAGTGGTATTAATGATGGGGCAGCTGCCTTAATACTTGGAAGTGAATCCTTCCTTCAAACCAATCACAATGTGAAGCCATTGGCAAGAATTATATCCTGGGGGATTGCAGGGGTAGACCCAAATATTATGGGCATTGGACCAGTTCCTGCTAGTCAATTAGCTTTACGGAAAGTAGGACTCAATATTGAAGATATCGATTTGTTCGAAATCAATGAAGCATTCTCTGCCCAGTATCTTGCAGTAGAGAGAGAGCTTGGTTTGAAAAGGGAAAAAGTTAACGTCAATGGTGGAGCAATCGCATTAGGTCATCCAGTTGGGGCTAGTGGAGCTAGAATTATATATTCATTGGCCCTAGAGTTAAAGAATCGAGGAAAGAAGTATGGACTAGCCTCCCTCTGTATTGGAGGAGGACAAGGAATCTCAGTAATCATTGAGGCTCTTTGA
- the nhaC gene encoding Na+/H+ antiporter NhaC translates to MKKEMSFGVAIIPLIVMIVMMAITVVWLEQGPHIPLIVGTSAAAIVAWISGYKWNEIEESMYKGIRLALPAVVIIILVGMTIGAWMGGGIVATMIYYGLKILTPSFFLVSISVICAVVSLAIGSSWSTMGTIGVAGMGIGLSMGIPAPMIAGAIISGSYFGDKMSPLSDTTNLASGLTGTDLFVHIRHMLYTTIPGFIIALVIYAILGNDFGKGDMNAENIEQTMRVLQDSFVISPFLLIIPLIVIILVAKKVPAIPALIIGVLLGFLSQIFIQGGNMADAIAALQSGFVIDTGNNMVDKLFNGGGLDSMMYTVSMTIVAMTFGGILENTGMLQAIVKQILKFAKTSRSVVASTVLSCFATNVTCSEQYISIVIPSRMYVKAYRDKGLHSKNLSRALEDGGTLTSVFVPWNTCGVFILATLGVHAFDYAPYAILNFIIPVISIIYAMTGFTITKLTEAEIQNIKKEEEATLPI, encoded by the coding sequence ATGAAAAAAGAAATGTCATTCGGTGTAGCAATAATACCGCTCATCGTCATGATTGTAATGATGGCAATTACGGTGGTCTGGCTGGAACAGGGTCCGCATATTCCACTTATTGTAGGCACATCAGCTGCTGCTATTGTTGCTTGGATTTCAGGTTATAAGTGGAACGAAATTGAAGAGTCTATGTACAAGGGAATACGTCTCGCCCTGCCAGCAGTCGTCATCATTATTCTAGTAGGGATGACAATCGGGGCTTGGATGGGCGGAGGAATTGTTGCCACCATGATATATTATGGTCTTAAAATCCTCACTCCTTCATTTTTTCTTGTTAGCATTTCCGTTATTTGTGCAGTGGTATCATTGGCAATCGGCAGTTCTTGGTCAACGATGGGGACAATCGGTGTTGCTGGGATGGGGATTGGTCTAAGTATGGGAATACCAGCACCAATGATTGCGGGGGCTATTATTTCAGGCTCATATTTTGGTGACAAAATGTCACCGCTTTCAGACACGACCAATCTTGCATCCGGACTTACAGGGACAGATTTATTCGTGCATATTCGCCATATGCTTTACACGACGATTCCAGGATTTATCATTGCCTTGGTTATATACGCCATTCTTGGGAATGATTTTGGTAAAGGAGATATGAATGCTGAGAATATTGAACAAACGATGCGTGTATTGCAGGATAGCTTTGTCATTTCTCCGTTTCTATTGATCATTCCGTTAATCGTCATTATTCTAGTTGCTAAAAAAGTTCCAGCCATTCCAGCGTTGATTATAGGGGTGTTGCTCGGCTTCTTATCACAAATTTTCATTCAAGGAGGCAACATGGCTGATGCAATAGCAGCTTTGCAAAGCGGCTTCGTGATTGATACGGGCAATAATATGGTCGACAAGCTATTTAACGGCGGCGGATTGGATTCAATGATGTACACCGTGTCCATGACGATTGTTGCAATGACATTTGGTGGAATACTTGAAAACACAGGCATGCTTCAAGCGATCGTAAAGCAAATATTAAAATTCGCAAAAACATCGAGAAGTGTAGTTGCGTCAACAGTTTTATCATGCTTTGCGACGAATGTAACATGCTCAGAACAATATATTTCCATCGTCATTCCTTCACGTATGTATGTAAAAGCTTACCGAGATAAAGGACTTCACTCGAAGAACCTATCCCGTGCACTTGAGGATGGCGGAACATTGACTTCAGTATTTGTTCCTTGGAATACTTGCGGAGTATTTATCCTTGCAACACTTGGTGTGCATGCATTCGATTATGCACCATATGCGATTCTGAATTTTATCATCCCAGTTATTTCTATCATTTATGCGATGACTGGCTTTACCATTACGAAATTGACAGAAGCCGAAATTCAGAATATCAAGAAAGAAGAGGAAGCAACTTTACCTATATGA
- a CDS encoding 3-hydroxybutyryl-CoA dehydrogenase, whose translation MVKTIGVVGAGTMGNGIAQVAAEAGYQVILQDIDEKYVQVGLDAIKKNLHSKVTKGKMEEKEAQEILSRIHGTVNLHDLSEVDVVIEAIIEKMEVKKEIYKRLDSICKEFTVLASNTSGLSITEIAGSTNRPDKVIGLHFFNPVLVMELVEIIKGSRTSEESIQLISNLVDRIGKKSILVNDAPLFVVNRILASMLNEAIFLRYEGTASAEDIDQAMMLGANHPIGPLALADLIGLDTLLYVIETLYSETADSKYRPCPLLKKLVRAGHLGKKSGIGFYSYQ comes from the coding sequence ATGGTAAAAACGATAGGAGTAGTTGGAGCTGGAACAATGGGGAATGGGATTGCTCAGGTAGCTGCTGAGGCCGGTTATCAAGTCATACTTCAGGATATCGATGAAAAATATGTACAAGTAGGACTAGATGCAATAAAAAAAAATCTCCACAGTAAGGTCACTAAAGGAAAAATGGAAGAGAAAGAGGCTCAGGAGATATTATCGCGAATTCATGGCACAGTGAACTTGCATGACTTGTCAGAAGTTGACGTTGTTATTGAGGCAATTATAGAAAAAATGGAAGTGAAAAAGGAAATATACAAACGCCTTGATTCAATATGTAAAGAATTTACAGTTTTAGCATCAAATACTTCTGGTTTAAGTATTACGGAAATTGCAGGCTCTACGAACAGACCCGATAAGGTTATAGGACTGCACTTTTTCAATCCAGTCCTTGTGATGGAGTTAGTAGAAATTATTAAAGGATCGCGTACTTCGGAGGAATCTATTCAGTTGATCAGTAATTTGGTTGATCGTATAGGAAAAAAGAGTATTTTGGTTAATGACGCCCCTCTATTTGTAGTGAATCGTATATTAGCATCAATGCTTAATGAGGCAATCTTTCTTCGGTACGAAGGAACTGCTAGTGCTGAGGACATTGATCAAGCAATGATGTTAGGAGCAAATCATCCAATTGGTCCTTTAGCATTAGCAGATCTAATCGGACTTGATACGTTGTTATACGTCATTGAAACTTTATATTCCGAAACGGCAGATTCCAAGTATCGGCCATGCCCGTTACTTAAGAAATTAGTAAGGGCAGGACATCTTGGGAAAAAGAGTGGAATAGGCTTTTATAGTTATCAATAG
- a CDS encoding acetyl-CoA hydrolase/transferase C-terminal domain-containing protein: protein MQWKKETAIKVTSLKSEIDYVVTEYGIACLFGKSLKDRAKELISIDHLDIRDQLEEQWKNHKMFITK, encoded by the coding sequence GTGCAATGGAAAAAGGAAACTGCGATTAAGGTTACATCCTTAAAGTCTGAGATTGACTACGTTGTTACTGAATATGGAATTGCTTGTCTTTTCGGTAAGTCATTAAAAGATCGGGCAAAAGAATTAATTTCTATAGACCATCTAGACATTCGTGATCAATTAGAGGAGCAATGGAAAAATCACAAAATGTTTATAACCAAATAG
- the meaB gene encoding methylmalonyl Co-A mutase-associated GTPase MeaB, whose amino-acid sequence MTEKESIQSKQLLSPRRRHLTVDDYVQGVMNGNRAIIAQAISLVESNLPKHMEMAQKVLKELIPYTGKSIRIGFTGVPGAGKSTLIESFGMMLCEQNHRVAVLAVDPTSSVSRGSILGDKTRMEHLSRHPHAYVRPSPSSGMLGGVTRKSRETLLICEAAGYDVIIVETVGVGQSEITVRSMVDFFLVIMLTGAGDDLQGMKKGVMELADAIFINKADGLNKQAAMNAKVEYNRLLHFLQPITEGWESKAFTVSAITGEGVSNIWKVIQKYKQVTSRNGFFGKRRKEQMIDWVHSMIEDQLKARFYGNPSMKKNITKMEGLLLSGHTSPTLAVQQLFNIYDENG is encoded by the coding sequence ATGACAGAAAAAGAAAGCATTCAATCCAAGCAACTCTTATCGCCAAGACGAAGACACCTTACGGTTGATGATTATGTGCAGGGTGTGATGAATGGTAATCGTGCAATTATTGCTCAAGCAATCTCCTTAGTTGAAAGCAATTTACCCAAACACATGGAAATGGCACAAAAAGTGCTGAAAGAACTGATTCCGTATACAGGAAAATCAATTCGAATCGGGTTTACAGGCGTTCCTGGGGCTGGTAAGAGCACGTTAATTGAATCCTTTGGTATGATGCTCTGTGAGCAAAATCACCGTGTAGCGGTTTTAGCCGTTGACCCAACTAGCAGTGTATCTAGAGGGAGTATTCTAGGTGACAAAACACGAATGGAACATCTTTCTCGCCACCCACATGCATATGTTCGACCGTCACCGTCAAGTGGGATGTTAGGAGGGGTTACTAGAAAAAGCCGTGAAACCCTTCTTATTTGTGAGGCAGCAGGGTATGACGTAATAATCGTGGAAACCGTTGGAGTCGGCCAAAGTGAAATAACCGTCCGGTCCATGGTGGATTTTTTTCTAGTTATTATGCTGACTGGTGCAGGGGATGATCTACAAGGAATGAAAAAAGGGGTGATGGAATTAGCTGATGCCATTTTCATTAATAAGGCGGATGGCTTAAACAAACAAGCTGCCATGAATGCAAAGGTGGAATACAATCGCCTCCTTCATTTCTTACAGCCAATCACCGAGGGTTGGGAATCAAAAGCATTTACTGTGTCTGCCATAACGGGTGAAGGCGTATCTAACATTTGGAAGGTCATTCAGAAATATAAACAAGTTACCAGTAGGAATGGCTTCTTTGGAAAAAGAAGAAAAGAACAAATGATTGACTGGGTTCATTCTATGATAGAGGACCAATTAAAGGCGAGATTTTATGGTAATCCATCGATGAAAAAAAACATTACTAAAATGGAAGGATTACTTCTTAGCGGCCATACTTCCCCAACACTCGCAGTCCAACAATTATTCAACATTTATGATGAAAATGGATAG
- a CDS encoding acyl-CoA carboxylase subunit beta: MDMFDKIEIMEEQREKVKLGGGYARIDAQHDRGKLTARERIEILVDEGTFVELNPFIENRGLEYGSGEAPGEGVVTGYGKVGGCLIFLFAQDFTVFGGALGEMHATKITKIMDLAAENGAPIIGLNDSGGARIQEGVLSLDGYGHIFYRNSMYSGVIPQISVIMGPCAGGAVYSPAITDFVFMVEKTSQMFITGPKVIESVTGAKINSEDLGGASVHSTISGNAHFTGPTEEDVLNEVRRLIGYLPSNYEENPPYKEPVNKIPLDERIDELLDVVPIDGTKVYDVRKVIHLIVDDQNFMEVQPKFAKNIVVGFGRINGDTVGIIANNPKMMAGGLDIDSSDKCARFIRFCDCFKIPLITFEDVSGFIPGIQQEHGGIIRHGAKILYAYSEAMVPKITVILRKAYGGAYVALNSKAIGADLVFAWPNAEIAVMGPAGAANIIFAKEISESADPEAFKQEKINEYRERFANPYVASANGIVDDVIDPRDTRKCIASALEMLKNKKKALPKKRHGNIPL, encoded by the coding sequence TAAAATCGAGATCATGGAAGAACAACGGGAAAAAGTGAAGCTGGGTGGCGGTTATGCACGGATTGATGCCCAGCATGATCGCGGGAAGCTTACTGCTAGAGAGCGTATCGAAATATTAGTGGATGAAGGGACATTCGTTGAATTAAACCCATTCATAGAAAATCGCGGCCTTGAATATGGATCCGGGGAGGCTCCAGGAGAAGGGGTTGTTACAGGATACGGTAAGGTTGGTGGGTGCCTTATTTTCCTTTTTGCTCAAGATTTTACTGTTTTCGGGGGAGCCCTTGGCGAAATGCATGCGACGAAGATTACCAAAATCATGGATTTAGCAGCAGAAAATGGAGCACCTATAATCGGGTTAAATGACTCAGGTGGAGCACGAATTCAAGAAGGTGTTTTATCACTAGACGGATATGGACACATTTTCTACCGAAACTCCATGTATTCAGGCGTAATTCCACAAATTTCCGTGATTATGGGACCGTGTGCCGGGGGAGCTGTTTATTCTCCTGCGATTACAGATTTCGTTTTCATGGTAGAAAAAACAAGTCAAATGTTTATCACAGGTCCAAAGGTAATTGAGTCGGTAACGGGAGCAAAGATTAATAGTGAGGATTTAGGTGGTGCGTCCGTTCATTCCACAATAAGTGGAAATGCCCATTTTACTGGACCAACAGAAGAAGACGTATTAAACGAAGTCAGGAGATTAATTGGCTACTTGCCATCAAACTATGAAGAAAATCCACCTTACAAAGAGCCAGTAAATAAAATTCCTTTAGATGAAAGAATCGATGAACTTCTTGATGTTGTCCCGATTGATGGAACGAAGGTTTATGATGTGCGTAAGGTGATTCATTTAATTGTCGATGATCAAAATTTTATGGAAGTTCAGCCGAAATTTGCCAAAAATATTGTCGTTGGCTTTGGCCGTATAAACGGCGATACAGTCGGTATTATCGCAAATAATCCGAAGATGATGGCAGGTGGTCTTGATATTGATTCATCTGACAAATGTGCTCGATTCATCCGATTCTGTGATTGCTTTAAGATTCCATTAATTACATTTGAAGATGTGAGTGGCTTTATCCCAGGAATCCAACAAGAGCATGGAGGGATCATCCGGCATGGAGCGAAAATTTTATATGCCTATTCGGAAGCTATGGTTCCCAAAATTACCGTGATCCTTCGAAAAGCATATGGTGGGGCTTACGTTGCTTTAAACAGTAAAGCAATCGGGGCAGACTTAGTATTTGCTTGGCCTAATGCAGAAATTGCGGTTATGGGACCAGCTGGTGCGGCCAATATCATTTTTGCAAAAGAGATTAGTGAAAGTGCAGATCCGGAGGCCTTTAAGCAAGAAAAAATCAACGAATACCGCGAACGGTTTGCCAATCCTTACGTTGCATCAGCTAATGGCATTGTTGATGATGTAATTGACCCGAGGGATACGAGAAAATGTATCGCTAGTGCATTGGAAATGCTAAAAAACAAGAAGAAAGCATTACCTAAGAAAAGGCATGGAAATATCCCTTTATAA
- a CDS encoding methylmalonyl-CoA mutase family protein, which translates to MDKKIVHQFSEFEIPSYEQWRDLTEKSLKGASFEKSLITETYEGILLQPMYRKEDAANLPFLHSLPGMAPFTRGTKKLINGWEINQEINVGIPTSFNKVARHDLSKGQTSLNIVLDTPTKRGINASEATAEVGKAGLSISGVSDVADALKDIDFGNVPIHVGAGANSLPILALIIAHLEQSGRQVEELHGCIGMDPLAELVANGTLAYELEDCYALMADITKWANENTPHLQTVLIHGSVYHDGGSSAVEELAFSLSTGVEYLQALTSQGIDINKAARSIRFSFSIGTGYFMEIAKLRAARTLWARIVETFGGNEEAQKMTMHARTSAWTKTVFDPYVNMLRATTEAFSAAVGGADSIHVSCFDEAIQKSTAFSRRIARNASIILKEEAHIARTIDPAGGSWYVEVLTNEVAKKAWELFQETERKGGIFQSLIKELPQNMVQQTASKRVRSIAHRKDIFVGTNMYVNLAEKGVDWIALNETPQINDHINQVVGRAHISVGSLAVISNKTETAIQAAKQGASLGEIAKATGRKSEAAVCVKAIKPTRGALQFEELRQSIDEMAQKTGNRPIIFLANLGPISDHKVRADFAAGFFEVGGFDVIQNNGFGSIKEAAEAVVASMADFVIICGKDEDYQQAAIPLAMSIKKTDAQITVLLAGKPSEVDEIKFKEAGVAEFVHVGSNCYDVLSQLLQEKGVAVS; encoded by the coding sequence ATGGATAAAAAAATAGTACATCAATTTTCAGAGTTTGAGATCCCAAGTTATGAGCAGTGGCGTGACCTAACAGAAAAATCTTTAAAAGGAGCTTCTTTTGAAAAAAGTCTTATTACAGAAACATATGAAGGAATTTTACTTCAGCCGATGTATCGAAAGGAGGATGCCGCCAATCTTCCTTTTCTGCACTCTTTGCCAGGTATGGCTCCTTTTACTCGCGGCACTAAAAAGCTTATAAATGGATGGGAAATCAATCAGGAAATCAATGTTGGAATACCAACTTCTTTTAATAAAGTAGCACGGCATGACCTTAGCAAGGGGCAAACCTCATTAAATATTGTCCTTGATACACCAACGAAACGTGGAATAAATGCGAGTGAAGCTACTGCAGAAGTAGGGAAAGCAGGACTATCGATTTCAGGGGTATCTGATGTAGCCGATGCACTAAAAGATATTGACTTTGGTAATGTTCCTATTCACGTAGGTGCTGGGGCAAATTCATTGCCAATCCTTGCTTTGATTATCGCTCATCTAGAACAGTCCGGACGACAAGTGGAGGAATTACATGGGTGTATAGGAATGGATCCACTCGCGGAACTGGTAGCAAATGGAACATTGGCTTACGAGTTGGAAGATTGTTATGCATTGATGGCGGACATAACAAAATGGGCAAATGAGAATACCCCCCATTTACAAACAGTTCTAATCCATGGAAGTGTCTATCATGACGGTGGAAGTAGTGCGGTTGAAGAATTAGCTTTTTCCTTATCAACAGGTGTCGAATATTTACAAGCACTAACTTCCCAAGGAATTGATATAAATAAAGCCGCCAGGAGTATCCGTTTTTCGTTCTCAATCGGTACCGGTTATTTTATGGAAATTGCCAAACTTCGAGCCGCAAGAACTCTTTGGGCCAGAATTGTAGAAACGTTTGGTGGGAATGAAGAAGCCCAGAAGATGACGATGCATGCACGAACATCTGCATGGACAAAAACTGTTTTTGATCCCTATGTGAATATGCTGCGTGCTACAACAGAAGCATTTTCTGCAGCAGTCGGTGGAGCTGACAGCATTCATGTTAGTTGCTTTGATGAAGCGATTCAAAAGTCTACCGCTTTTTCACGACGAATTGCACGGAATGCCTCCATTATTTTAAAAGAAGAAGCTCATATTGCGAGGACAATCGATCCAGCCGGTGGCTCTTGGTACGTAGAAGTACTGACAAATGAGGTTGCCAAAAAGGCATGGGAACTTTTCCAGGAAACAGAGCGAAAAGGTGGTATTTTCCAGTCATTAATAAAAGAATTACCGCAAAATATGGTTCAACAAACAGCTTCAAAGCGAGTGAGGAGCATCGCTCACCGAAAAGATATATTCGTTGGTACCAATATGTATGTGAATTTGGCAGAAAAAGGGGTAGATTGGATAGCGTTAAATGAAACGCCCCAAATTAATGATCATATTAATCAAGTTGTAGGCCGAGCACATATATCGGTAGGAAGTTTAGCCGTAATCTCAAATAAAACAGAGACCGCGATCCAAGCAGCAAAACAAGGTGCATCGTTAGGTGAAATAGCCAAAGCAACAGGTAGGAAGTCAGAAGCTGCGGTTTGTGTTAAAGCAATCAAGCCAACCAGAGGTGCACTTCAGTTTGAAGAACTTCGTCAATCCATTGATGAAATGGCACAGAAAACTGGAAATCGACCGATTATATTTCTAGCAAACTTAGGACCTATTTCAGATCATAAAGTGCGAGCAGATTTTGCTGCAGGATTTTTTGAAGTAGGCGGTTTCGATGTTATTCAAAACAATGGATTTGGTTCTATAAAAGAAGCTGCCGAGGCAGTCGTTGCGTCCATGGCAGATTTTGTAATCATTTGTGGAAAAGATGAAGACTATCAACAAGCTGCCATTCCACTTGCAATGTCTATTAAAAAAACAGATGCACAAATAACCGTATTATTAGCAGGAAAGCCTAGCGAAGTAGATGAAATCAAATTTAAAGAGGCTGGAGTAGCTGAATTTGTTCATGTTGGCTCAAATTGCTATGACGTATTAAGTCAACTTCTACAGGAGAAAGGAGTGGCTGTTTCATGA